From a single Sphingomonas oryzagri genomic region:
- a CDS encoding GCG_CRPN prefix-to-repeats domain-containing protein: protein MKRILLAALATGAMIAAVTPADARQGCGPGGHRGYYGHCRPNMGPGPAVVAPDGALVIGTYYPHHGYWDGHRYWAHRDRWHGGWRYR, encoded by the coding sequence TCGCAACGGGCGCCATGATCGCCGCCGTTACTCCCGCCGACGCACGCCAGGGCTGCGGTCCGGGCGGCCATCGCGGCTATTACGGCCATTGCCGCCCGAACATGGGGCCGGGGCCGGCGGTCGTGGCGCCGGACGGTGCACTCGTGATCGGCACCTATTATCCGCATCACGGCTATTGGGATGGCCATCGCTACTGGGCACACCGCGACCGCTGGCACGGCGGCTGGCGGTATCGCTGA